The Paenibacillus sp. MBLB1832 genome has a window encoding:
- a CDS encoding AraC family transcriptional regulator produces MKRIENINLSTTPYRLSFRHLTDRDYQGYYHCHQGMEFLFIHQGNGHVKVDNQIIRVAPGTLIYFQPYQLHRVQINISTDQPYERTVISFEPAVFTSYIDPLVHLAEYYNYLWQGKLPKQYVEALTEDSDLYRIFELFHKRLATCKKTEIQHEFGVLIIRLLHALHEMGFNDSDSISDTDSLRLKRHSETIMTWIEEHYMKDITLAQISEDLHLSKTYISRIFREETGASLMDYLTARRIRQATFLLHETDLPVELIGENVGFPNFSYFCQVFKKHTGFSPNQLRKNKFAPPFL; encoded by the coding sequence ATGAAACGTATCGAGAACATTAATTTATCCACTACCCCCTATCGATTGAGTTTCCGCCATTTAACTGATCGAGATTACCAAGGATATTACCATTGTCATCAGGGAATGGAATTTCTGTTTATCCACCAAGGAAACGGCCATGTAAAGGTTGACAATCAAATTATCAGAGTAGCCCCTGGAACCTTAATATATTTTCAACCTTATCAACTGCACCGGGTTCAAATAAATATTTCTACTGATCAGCCTTATGAACGAACAGTCATTTCTTTTGAACCTGCCGTATTTACTTCATATATAGATCCCTTGGTACATTTGGCGGAATATTACAATTATCTGTGGCAAGGTAAACTGCCCAAACAATATGTTGAAGCATTAACGGAAGATAGTGATCTATATCGTATATTTGAGCTCTTTCATAAACGATTAGCAACATGCAAAAAGACCGAAATTCAACATGAATTCGGGGTTTTAATTATTAGACTACTGCATGCACTTCATGAAATGGGCTTCAATGATTCGGATTCGATCTCGGATACGGATTCTTTAAGGTTGAAACGTCACTCTGAGACCATTATGACTTGGATCGAGGAGCATTACATGAAGGACATAACGCTAGCGCAAATTTCGGAAGATCTCCATCTGTCCAAAACCTATATTTCCCGAATTTTTCGAGAGGAAACCGGGGCCAGCTTGATGGACTACTTAACTGCCCGTAGAATTCGTCAAGCCACATTTCTGCTTCATGAGACCGATCTCCCTGTAGAACTAATTGGTGAGAATGTCGGTTTTCCTAATTTTTCTTATTTCTGTCAAGTGTTCAAGAAACATACTGGTTTTTCACCTAATCAATTGCGCAAAAACAAATTTGCTCCACCTTTTCTATGA
- a CDS encoding NADPH-dependent F420 reductase, which translates to MAKIAIIGTGNMGKGIASSFARAGHKVLLGSRSQEQAQEIAVQLKQVNIQGVSNAHAIQGAEIIFLAVPFQAVQDIITQHAPELSGKIIVDITNPLNASYDGLTTSADTSAAEIIAQQLPNSRVVGAFKNTFAGVFANPSFENERKSAVLVISDDEEAKAQVISLISELPFEVLDAGSLNNARTIEQMTVLLIGLSAKHNYNWHAGFAIVS; encoded by the coding sequence ATGGCTAAAATCGCAATCATTGGTACAGGAAATATGGGTAAAGGTATCGCATCCTCTTTCGCAAGAGCGGGTCACAAGGTGTTGCTTGGTTCTCGCAGCCAAGAGCAAGCACAAGAAATTGCTGTACAATTAAAACAAGTGAATATTCAAGGCGTGAGTAACGCTCACGCAATTCAGGGTGCAGAAATCATCTTCTTGGCAGTTCCGTTCCAAGCCGTACAAGACATTATTACGCAGCATGCACCTGAGTTAAGTGGCAAAATCATTGTTGATATTACCAATCCACTCAATGCTTCGTATGACGGATTAACCACAAGCGCAGACACTTCTGCGGCAGAAATTATTGCGCAGCAGCTCCCGAATTCTCGTGTCGTTGGCGCATTCAAAAACACATTCGCCGGCGTGTTTGCAAATCCGAGCTTCGAGAATGAACGGAAATCTGCGGTACTCGTCATCAGCGACGACGAAGAAGCGAAGGCGCAAGTCATCAGCTTGATTTCTGAACTTCCTTTTGAAGTGCTTGATGCGGGCTCATTGAACAACGCTCGGACGATCGAGCAAATGACTGTGTTGCTCATAGGACTTTCTGCTAAGCACAATTACAACTGGCATGCGGGATTTGCGATTGTATCTTAA
- a CDS encoding cupin domain-containing protein, with protein MAMILTQQDEVIRVNQPNYNDQNPVMKLLQLVESTHFAASLECYNTESLQYLFPFDKLVLYAPNQQDPARDQLDFRGQDNKTDFQKQNIQNFITTDTTLVRGLVTAGNWTGPFLRLSYRGGPDSKLSQAANHQLGDRIKLYLNVQGRATAEPISVIYNQATDCYDAELWGYEGGYEDLLHDLDDKGKAALQSGQLQIRPDLIQGHPSDFKRETVDSQNMFNVASQSDIHPLIPLHIEAAWSDVSGKYWDSQFGANYHYEFNMRLRGWNNYLAVGSSSNPHGGVGSLEYRNLFSNYGQYMGTRELARQLDAWNFDANGRKVDGKRSESFMAVDYMDLHILRPNCSIGIHRHRDNQEAFFLIEGCAYMVTGDWLKHDDRERCLEVRMMQAGDIVLLKNGEMHSLINTTDENIKLLMFGGYD; from the coding sequence ATGGCGATGATCTTAACTCAGCAAGACGAAGTCATTCGTGTCAATCAACCGAATTACAATGATCAGAATCCAGTCATGAAATTGCTGCAACTGGTGGAAAGCACTCATTTTGCTGCAAGCCTGGAATGTTATAACACCGAATCGCTTCAATACTTATTTCCATTTGACAAGCTTGTCCTTTATGCGCCGAATCAGCAGGATCCTGCGCGAGATCAGCTTGATTTCCGTGGTCAAGACAATAAAACGGATTTCCAGAAGCAAAATATCCAAAATTTCATCACGACCGATACGACGCTAGTTCGCGGTCTTGTGACAGCAGGGAATTGGACTGGGCCCTTCTTGCGTCTATCATATCGCGGGGGGCCAGATTCCAAGCTGTCGCAAGCGGCCAATCACCAATTAGGCGACCGTATTAAGCTTTACTTGAATGTGCAGGGCCGCGCAACGGCAGAGCCCATTTCCGTAATCTACAATCAGGCGACAGATTGCTACGATGCCGAGCTCTGGGGTTACGAAGGCGGTTATGAGGATCTCTTGCACGATTTGGATGATAAAGGGAAAGCGGCGCTGCAAAGCGGACAGTTGCAAATTCGCCCTGACCTCATTCAAGGTCACCCTTCTGACTTCAAGCGTGAAACCGTTGATAGTCAAAATATGTTTAATGTCGCTTCGCAAAGCGATATTCATCCGCTCATTCCGCTGCACATCGAAGCCGCGTGGAGTGATGTCTCCGGGAAGTATTGGGATTCGCAATTCGGTGCGAATTATCATTATGAATTTAACATGCGCTTACGCGGGTGGAATAATTACTTAGCGGTTGGTTCCAGCTCGAATCCGCATGGCGGCGTGGGGTCGCTGGAATATCGAAACCTTTTCTCGAATTACGGTCAATATATGGGCACGCGCGAGCTAGCTCGTCAGTTGGATGCTTGGAATTTCGATGCGAATGGCCGCAAAGTGGACGGCAAGCGCAGTGAGTCGTTTATGGCGGTTGATTATATGGATTTGCATATCTTACGACCGAACTGCTCCATTGGCATTCATCGACACCGTGACAATCAAGAAGCGTTCTTCCTTATTGAAGGGTGCGCATATATGGTCACAGGCGATTGGCTAAAGCATGATGATCGCGAGCGATGTTTGGAGGTTCGCATGATGCAAGCTGGCGATATTGTGTTGCTCAAAAATGGCGAGATGCACAGCTTAATCAATACGACAGATGAAAACATCAAGTTACTTATGTTTGGAGGCTACGATTGA
- a CDS encoding cupin domain-containing protein: MEPKFEDIFTSPENSVFQVVFFPDRIYHAQYLNATRSSRYRYNVQEVRTKGDANVLKGEVYLDGRYLTNFLRVEYHPARLTEVTRLKNRFLGHKINTFIKLLSGDSNFTQEANVTMHYCDWIGAYQVEIWESLEAPNGSRHDFKVISQMGKEMPITRVSQFSPHIRDIKHLQKLQLAFSEYQIDLPFGNAIDDPQWDNNFFRSHQEPRTNEPSSQQNTIKDWNYEVNFQRGWFMNSHDVQPVRYLNAMMEVEKNEDARPDNIIEMRWILQREFGGKVAYFHEVNIPPGKVEGTHHHIGSEELYYIVEGEGIGYMAVGDDPCLEALDPVTNKPKYPTVEREIFGIGRKACKELPIGPGNVIYTKSGGFHGIRNTGDKPLKFVAFLYHCN, from the coding sequence GTGGAGCCGAAATTTGAAGATATTTTTACGAGCCCCGAAAATTCAGTGTTTCAAGTCGTCTTTTTCCCAGACCGTATCTATCATGCCCAGTACTTGAATGCGACTCGCTCCTCGCGTTATCGCTATAACGTGCAAGAAGTACGAACGAAAGGCGATGCTAACGTCTTGAAAGGTGAAGTTTACCTCGACGGCCGCTACTTAACGAATTTCTTGCGGGTCGAATACCACCCTGCGCGCTTGACGGAAGTGACTCGTCTGAAAAACAGATTCCTTGGACATAAAATCAATACGTTTATTAAATTGCTTTCTGGTGATTCGAATTTCACACAAGAAGCGAACGTGACGATGCACTATTGCGATTGGATCGGCGCTTATCAAGTAGAAATTTGGGAATCGCTAGAAGCGCCGAATGGCTCGAGGCATGATTTTAAAGTTATTTCGCAAATGGGTAAAGAAATGCCGATTACACGTGTTTCGCAATTTTCCCCACATATCCGTGATATTAAACACCTCCAGAAACTGCAGCTTGCTTTCAGTGAATATCAGATTGATTTGCCTTTCGGCAATGCCATTGACGACCCGCAGTGGGACAATAACTTCTTCCGTTCACATCAAGAACCTCGCACGAATGAACCTAGCTCGCAGCAAAACACGATTAAAGACTGGAACTACGAAGTGAACTTCCAACGCGGTTGGTTCATGAACTCCCATGACGTACAGCCTGTTCGCTACTTGAACGCCATGATGGAAGTCGAGAAGAATGAAGATGCGCGGCCGGACAACATTATCGAGATGCGATGGATTTTGCAGCGTGAGTTTGGCGGGAAAGTGGCGTACTTCCATGAAGTCAACATTCCTCCAGGCAAAGTGGAAGGCACGCATCATCATATCGGTTCAGAGGAGCTTTATTACATCGTTGAAGGCGAAGGTATTGGTTATATGGCCGTCGGTGACGACCCTTGTCTTGAAGCACTCGATCCTGTGACGAATAAGCCGAAGTATCCGACAGTGGAACGTGAAATATTCGGTATTGGTCGAAAAGCGTGCAAAGAACTGCCGATTGGGCCTGGTAACGTGATTTACACGAAGAGCGGTGGTTTCCACGGCATTCGCAACACGGGCGACAAGCCGTTGAAATTCGTCGCCTTTTTATACCACTGCAATTAA
- a CDS encoding GMC family oxidoreductase has translation MANEQNQFDVVIIGSGAGGAPIAHTLVKAGKSVLVLEKGPLFLPQYQAPDGISDFKRDEMFATGSEKIINHDVSNKGQSYYSSHVEPDLNDEPHIYRETGENHTRAAGDYATIEGYTAQVVGGGTQLYGAVSLRFSETDFRLQSFNENRRDLVNDPNDDVRRNARDWPISYQEMLPWYEKAETLVGINGTVQNQKKPFDHDCYQTPLDPNPISSYAAKGMDALGMTRFRTPLAVITQDHAPSGRKVPTDPQTAKTGYVNRYGDPLGLKSNTWVSLLSPIKDQPNFELRPNCTVTHLECDNQGNISKVFYKDPSGETKSVSGKVTVVACSAIESVRLLKISAQHHLNFDRRIHHNGLLGKYFLTHCFGGANVIVPGRFDKSISLDSDWATEFCATDEFLHNNRLWAGAAIYNNTSDAALPISLARTMYAQDLDTIWKGFTESTNLTGEVLLDWLNKNFGTTLSIAFMANQVPLDTNRIELHPSIKDKWNRPAAYIIKRWHDHDKALMDIMANQCARILEKGCGMPEGSIHGGGVYSAENGLARIANHILGGARFGTDRNDSVLDVNCRAWEFGNLYVTDGSFMPTSGGANPTLTIQANAFRVAEHLKEVLQ, from the coding sequence TTGGCGAACGAACAAAATCAATTTGATGTTGTAATTATCGGCAGCGGCGCAGGCGGAGCTCCGATTGCACATACGCTAGTGAAAGCAGGCAAGTCCGTTCTCGTGTTAGAGAAGGGCCCCTTGTTCCTTCCTCAATATCAAGCGCCTGACGGCATAAGTGATTTCAAGCGCGATGAGATGTTTGCAACGGGGTCCGAGAAAATCATTAACCATGATGTGTCCAATAAAGGTCAGTCGTATTATTCAAGTCACGTCGAGCCTGATCTCAACGATGAACCGCATATTTATCGGGAGACAGGCGAGAATCACACGAGAGCTGCAGGCGATTATGCAACGATTGAAGGCTATACGGCGCAGGTCGTTGGAGGCGGTACACAATTGTACGGTGCGGTATCGCTGCGATTTTCGGAGACGGACTTCCGATTACAATCGTTCAATGAAAATCGCAGAGATTTAGTGAATGATCCAAATGATGATGTTCGACGGAATGCGCGTGACTGGCCAATCTCGTATCAAGAGATGCTGCCGTGGTACGAGAAAGCGGAAACGCTTGTCGGTATTAATGGTACGGTACAAAATCAAAAGAAACCGTTCGACCATGATTGCTATCAGACGCCGCTTGATCCCAATCCGATTTCCAGCTACGCAGCGAAGGGAATGGATGCGCTCGGCATGACCAGATTCCGTACCCCGCTTGCGGTCATTACGCAAGATCATGCACCTAGCGGCCGCAAAGTACCAACCGATCCGCAAACAGCCAAAACAGGCTATGTGAATCGATACGGCGATCCGCTCGGTCTGAAATCCAACACGTGGGTATCGCTGCTGTCACCGATTAAAGACCAGCCGAACTTTGAGCTTCGTCCGAACTGTACAGTGACGCATCTTGAATGCGATAACCAAGGCAATATCTCGAAAGTCTTTTACAAAGATCCCTCTGGTGAAACCAAATCGGTAAGCGGCAAAGTGACTGTCGTTGCTTGCTCCGCCATTGAATCCGTACGTCTTCTTAAAATTTCGGCGCAGCACCACCTTAATTTCGACCGTCGCATTCACCATAACGGCTTATTGGGCAAATATTTCTTAACCCATTGCTTTGGCGGTGCGAATGTCATCGTACCAGGTCGATTCGACAAATCCATTTCATTGGATAGTGATTGGGCGACTGAATTTTGTGCTACGGATGAGTTTCTTCATAACAACCGTCTGTGGGCGGGGGCTGCCATTTACAACAATACGTCGGACGCGGCATTGCCAATCTCGCTGGCTCGCACCATGTATGCCCAAGATCTGGATACGATTTGGAAAGGTTTCACCGAAAGCACAAACTTAACAGGTGAAGTGCTGCTCGATTGGCTGAATAAAAACTTCGGAACGACACTTTCGATTGCGTTCATGGCGAATCAGGTACCTCTAGATACGAATCGTATCGAACTGCATCCATCGATTAAAGATAAATGGAATCGACCTGCTGCCTATATCATTAAACGTTGGCATGATCACGACAAAGCATTGATGGACATTATGGCCAATCAATGTGCGCGCATCCTGGAGAAAGGCTGCGGCATGCCGGAAGGTTCGATTCATGGCGGCGGGGTGTACAGCGCAGAGAACGGCTTAGCACGTATTGCGAATCACATCCTTGGCGGCGCCAGATTCGGTACCGATCGTAACGATTCTGTGCTCGATGTGAATTGCCGAGCCTGGGAGTTTGGCAATTTGTACGTCACAGACGGCTCGTTCATGCCAACGTCTGGCGGAGCAAATCCCACATTAACCATTCAAGCCAATGCATTCCGGGTTGCGGAACATTTGAAGGAGGTACTGCAGTAG
- a CDS encoding gluconate 2-dehydrogenase subunit 3 family protein encodes MSARIYERSNWDQYVLNHCTKYLARENETPRHNYNMEYSYDDPKAFISENWRFPIVDSSNVPNNNAVTFVYAAPTTYPAWKVSVVGTFSDLFDGVPLKQIVFGGEPTRYYACSVLVPMGEVHTYKFNVNGQFKLDPINPQMTTLGNAQTWSRFFTQFCTTPISFQPWERKILDRFAEHILPFRTEEGSKFLQNYYNYLDRGTKEREYHEVYQLDEQVGVSNFIDKLVAKEEFHRLQDYRICLSIIDGVLRKRRPGQEPTAMSREVYVDLYNEMAQGNVDGWDYARYGDPKFFLQLVRRHTIIGAFAHPKYGGNIGAAGWSFLSETFCDQAGNLVFDWQRAIEKPLGHNNDYVG; translated from the coding sequence ATGTCAGCCAGGATCTATGAGAGATCGAATTGGGATCAATATGTGCTGAATCACTGTACGAAGTACTTGGCACGTGAGAATGAAACACCGCGTCACAATTACAACATGGAATATTCGTATGACGATCCGAAAGCATTTATATCTGAAAACTGGCGGTTTCCCATTGTTGATAGCTCGAATGTCCCCAATAACAATGCGGTGACATTCGTTTATGCGGCACCCACGACATACCCTGCATGGAAGGTTAGCGTTGTCGGTACATTCAGTGATTTATTCGATGGCGTGCCGCTTAAGCAAATCGTGTTTGGCGGTGAACCGACGCGCTATTATGCCTGTTCCGTGCTTGTCCCGATGGGAGAAGTACATACGTATAAGTTTAATGTTAACGGTCAATTCAAACTAGATCCAATTAACCCTCAGATGACCACCCTCGGCAACGCACAAACATGGTCCCGCTTCTTCACACAGTTCTGTACGACACCAATCAGTTTCCAGCCATGGGAAAGAAAAATTCTAGATCGATTTGCCGAGCATATTTTACCTTTTCGCACCGAGGAAGGAAGCAAGTTCCTTCAAAATTACTATAATTACCTCGACCGCGGCACGAAAGAGCGAGAGTACCACGAAGTGTACCAGCTCGATGAGCAGGTAGGTGTGTCCAATTTCATTGATAAGCTGGTTGCCAAGGAAGAGTTTCATCGTTTGCAAGATTATCGCATTTGCTTATCGATCATCGATGGCGTGCTTCGAAAGCGCAGACCCGGGCAAGAGCCGACGGCCATGTCACGTGAAGTGTACGTGGATTTGTACAATGAGATGGCGCAAGGCAACGTGGATGGCTGGGATTATGCACGTTACGGCGATCCGAAGTTCTTCCTTCAACTTGTGAGACGTCATACGATCATCGGTGCATTCGCACATCCGAAATATGGCGGTAACATCGGGGCAGCTGGCTGGTCGTTCCTGAGCGAGACGTTCTGTGACCAGGCTGGCAATCTCGTGTTCGACTGGCAGCGAGCGATCGAAAAACCGCTTGGACATAACAACGATTACGTGGGTTGA
- a CDS encoding thioredoxin family protein, with the protein MPDVEFFEIDVDEEEDLASRWRNQSIPYFIFFYNGQQVKISSSSLSIVDGGLVGAMLEHHLRSLVNTLLASCRSGSYKVLI; encoded by the coding sequence TTGCCTGACGTTGAGTTTTTCGAAATCGATGTTGATGAAGAAGAAGATCTTGCGTCCAGATGGCGAAATCAAAGCATTCCTTATTTCATTTTCTTTTACAATGGTCAGCAAGTGAAAATCTCTAGCTCGTCATTGTCTATTGTGGATGGCGGCCTCGTTGGTGCCATGTTGGAACATCATTTGCGATCACTGGTCAATACGCTGCTGGCTTCGTGCAGATCAGGATCGTATAAAGTGCTTATTTAA
- a CDS encoding thioredoxin family protein: protein MSAFHCKHCGKAIFRKESIIEEVNLWDLTEYQAHCYAITEAIELESFRRYDASLHEGWYCCRFIMMRMIVDKFGTGDKLLVYADSVVEVKDGEPVPKQQGPSHQIKLGKIDFDQVVHHPEAANLQDKLLVVKLGAIWCPPCRLMDRVIDSLKRKKRFA, encoded by the coding sequence ATGAGTGCATTCCATTGCAAGCATTGTGGGAAGGCGATCTTCCGCAAAGAAAGCATTATCGAGGAAGTGAATTTGTGGGATTTGACAGAGTACCAAGCCCATTGCTATGCGATCACCGAGGCGATTGAGCTTGAAAGCTTCAGACGCTATGATGCTTCTCTGCATGAAGGATGGTACTGTTGCAGATTTATTATGATGAGGATGATTGTTGATAAGTTCGGCACAGGCGACAAGCTGCTCGTGTATGCCGATTCAGTGGTCGAAGTGAAGGACGGAGAACCTGTCCCTAAGCAGCAGGGGCCTAGCCATCAAATCAAGCTTGGTAAGATCGACTTTGATCAAGTCGTTCATCATCCAGAAGCCGCGAATTTGCAAGACAAACTCCTTGTTGTGAAGCTTGGCGCCATTTGGTGCCCGCCTTGCCGGCTAATGGATCGTGTGATTGATTCGTTGAAAAGAAAAAAACGATTTGCCTGA
- a CDS encoding MarR family winged helix-turn-helix transcriptional regulator — translation MKTNVPPDRIISILAKIIRSSNKWIEEELHQAGVEGLAPSHGDILFRLYKSESLQMNQIASLIRRDKSTVTVLVNKLIKLGYVSKQQDTSDSRISHICLTPKGKELEPIYEDISRRLIDKVYENFNPDEKEQLMNLLSKIELL, via the coding sequence ATGAAAACAAACGTCCCCCCAGACCGAATTATTTCCATTTTAGCGAAAATCATTCGAAGCTCTAACAAGTGGATTGAAGAGGAGCTTCATCAAGCAGGCGTTGAAGGCTTGGCGCCGTCGCATGGCGACATTTTGTTTCGATTGTACAAGAGTGAATCGTTGCAAATGAATCAAATCGCGAGTCTCATACGACGCGACAAATCAACAGTTACCGTACTCGTCAACAAGCTGATCAAGCTTGGTTATGTAAGCAAGCAGCAAGATACATCGGATTCACGAATATCTCATATTTGCTTAACACCAAAGGGAAAGGAACTCGAACCGATTTATGAAGACATTTCGCGCCGCTTAATTGACAAGGTTTACGAAAATTTTAACCCGGATGAGAAAGAGCAATTGATGAACCTGCTTAGCAAAATTGAATTATTATAG
- a CDS encoding FAD-dependent oxidoreductase produces MADLGMVIVGAGEAGARAAVELRTEGWRGPLTLIGQEKLAPYERPPLSKSALVDEGEPLPTKILDEAKQSEYGIQFISDSSVVKIDRDQHVTELSNGQEIRYERLLLATGAAPRQLNMEGLDTTDLLYLRTFSDSIQLRSRIQSGKHIAVIGAGFIGLEVAASARERGCSVTVLEVGPRILMRGVPADIANLLEARHRKAGVEFKLGIGMQNIQKTRDGHAITLVDGTVIHCDTVVVGIGAIPETSLAAQSGLTVENGIWADETLATSDSDIFAAGDCCSFPHGLFGGKRIRLEAWRNAQDQGTHAAHNMLGASKPYLEIPWFWTDQYDLTLQVTGLPDCGVKTVVRHLSESDKFFFQLSGDDQLVAASAVGLNAKIAKDIRLAEMLIQKQAIPRSECLRKPRGEIKGAIEMSHWNRINDGTSNPPRLDVQQAIWAMEGLGENGKEWSLEQKFEKIAEAGFTGVSYLLPTPENMDTWHRLLDRYKLSFSAIAYPAKPQDMIDIIKHANEFGKVQYINSQVSNAFVIDNEAIHLLDGLLQVSEESKIPHFIETHRGTVTQDLIRTVGYVEALPELRLMIDLSHYVVAGEMLGTNEHVEAHFDKILARSAGMHGRVSSGEQIQVDVGGDGDHPMVEHFTRWWLKGMTHWLKQAQPGDLFPFCSELGPPNYYGITYRDSTGQVHEASDRWQQALLFKRIIEEQWRKAQEEI; encoded by the coding sequence ATGGCTGATTTAGGCATGGTTATTGTAGGCGCTGGTGAAGCGGGTGCGCGAGCAGCCGTGGAGCTTCGAACGGAGGGATGGCGTGGACCGCTCACGCTAATTGGCCAAGAAAAGCTGGCACCGTATGAGCGGCCGCCGCTTTCCAAAAGCGCATTGGTCGATGAAGGCGAGCCTTTGCCAACGAAGATCCTTGATGAGGCGAAGCAATCGGAATACGGCATTCAATTCATCTCGGACAGCTCGGTTGTGAAGATTGATCGAGACCAGCATGTGACAGAACTGAGCAATGGGCAAGAGATACGATATGAACGGCTTTTGCTTGCCACTGGCGCTGCTCCGCGTCAATTGAATATGGAAGGCTTAGATACAACAGATTTGTTGTATCTCCGGACATTTTCTGATTCAATTCAACTGCGAAGCCGAATCCAATCAGGAAAGCACATTGCTGTCATAGGTGCTGGCTTTATTGGACTTGAAGTAGCAGCAAGCGCGAGGGAGCGAGGTTGTTCGGTAACGGTTCTTGAAGTTGGGCCGCGTATTCTGATGCGTGGAGTTCCAGCAGATATTGCGAACCTTTTAGAGGCGCGTCATCGTAAAGCAGGTGTCGAGTTTAAACTTGGGATTGGCATGCAAAACATCCAAAAAACGCGCGATGGACATGCGATTACACTAGTCGATGGAACCGTCATCCATTGCGATACCGTTGTCGTAGGCATCGGAGCAATTCCTGAAACCTCTTTAGCTGCTCAAAGCGGACTTACCGTTGAGAATGGCATCTGGGCGGATGAAACACTCGCCACAAGTGACTCGGATATTTTTGCGGCAGGTGACTGCTGTTCCTTCCCGCACGGTCTGTTTGGAGGCAAGCGTATTCGTCTTGAAGCTTGGCGCAATGCACAAGATCAAGGCACGCATGCCGCACATAATATGCTAGGCGCGTCTAAACCTTATCTAGAAATACCTTGGTTCTGGACGGATCAATATGATCTTACCTTGCAAGTCACTGGGTTGCCCGATTGTGGCGTGAAGACCGTGGTTAGACATTTGAGTGAGTCTGACAAGTTCTTCTTCCAATTATCGGGGGATGATCAATTGGTTGCGGCAAGCGCAGTAGGATTAAACGCGAAGATTGCCAAGGATATTCGATTAGCGGAAATGCTGATCCAAAAACAGGCGATTCCTCGATCCGAATGCCTTAGAAAACCCAGAGGTGAAATTAAAGGGGCTATTGAAATGAGTCATTGGAACCGCATAAATGATGGAACCTCAAATCCACCTAGATTGGATGTTCAACAAGCCATTTGGGCGATGGAAGGACTAGGGGAGAACGGCAAAGAGTGGTCTTTGGAGCAAAAGTTTGAGAAAATCGCAGAAGCGGGATTTACAGGTGTTAGCTATTTGTTGCCTACTCCAGAAAATATGGATACCTGGCATCGTTTACTTGACCGTTATAAGCTGAGCTTCAGTGCCATTGCGTACCCAGCTAAACCTCAAGATATGATTGATATTATTAAGCATGCCAATGAATTTGGCAAAGTTCAATACATTAACTCGCAAGTGTCGAATGCCTTCGTCATCGATAATGAAGCGATTCATTTACTTGATGGTTTGTTACAAGTATCTGAGGAATCGAAGATTCCACACTTTATCGAGACCCACAGAGGGACAGTCACACAAGATTTGATTCGCACAGTAGGATATGTAGAAGCTTTGCCAGAGCTCAGGCTCATGATCGACTTATCTCATTATGTCGTTGCGGGTGAAATGCTTGGAACGAATGAGCATGTGGAAGCCCATTTCGATAAGATTCTAGCACGTTCCGCGGGAATGCATGGCCGTGTTTCAAGCGGCGAACAGATCCAGGTCGATGTGGGGGGAGATGGCGATCATCCGATGGTGGAGCATTTTACACGCTGGTGGCTTAAAGGCATGACGCATTGGCTCAAGCAAGCTCAGCCAGGCGATTTATTCCCATTTTGCTCGGAGCTTGGTCCGCCCAACTATTACGGGATCACGTATCGAGACTCAACTGGACAGGTTCATGAAGCATCCGACCGCTGGCAGCAGGCGTTGCTGTTTAAGCGAATTATTGAAGAGCAGTGGAGGAAAGCGCAAGAGGAAATCTGA
- a CDS encoding MocE family 2Fe-2S type ferredoxin yields MQHLEGWVEACEVDDIEEEDVIRFDHGDRTFAIYRTDKRQFYATDGYCTHEKFHLSEGLVMGNTIECPKHNGRFDYTTGAAKRTPVCVDLKTYPVRIEDDKVFIKID; encoded by the coding sequence ATGCAGCATTTAGAGGGTTGGGTTGAAGCATGTGAAGTTGATGATATTGAAGAGGAAGATGTCATTCGATTCGATCATGGAGATCGTACGTTTGCTATTTATCGGACAGATAAAAGGCAGTTTTATGCAACGGATGGTTATTGTACCCACGAGAAGTTCCATCTCTCTGAAGGGCTCGTGATGGGCAACACGATCGAATGTCCGAAGCATAATGGCCGGTTTGACTATACCACTGGCGCAGCGAAGCGCACGCCCGTATGTGTTGATCTCAAAACTTATCCCGTAAGGATTGAAGATGATAAGGTCTTCATCAAGATCGACTGA